From Oreochromis niloticus isolate F11D_XX linkage group LG1, O_niloticus_UMD_NMBU, whole genome shotgun sequence, a single genomic window includes:
- the LOC112847253 gene encoding uncharacterized protein LOC112847253, producing MTGRGQGSFNLFTPVAGRGWRLSGADEVRDRSIMSHDEPSESDDITQNNAHGRQFSTPALSDDSTHKELRELIGELGTQIGESIASRLLSSQVPLGPNQTAPTESPKVKGPDTTLDFSKMNLVVRQDIKDPPMYRGDDADKYSVHEWIDMMEVYLQKRGLSGAMQVDEILNHLLGRAKNIVRVGLKSNSSSGAVTNPETIYAILRRYFSESPGSCQPLADFYATQPGAKETPVDYWVRLNIAAEAADRHLQRQGGKMENMEAEIAMMFIRNCPDPSLACVFKCKPISKQRWAVTRYL from the coding sequence ATGACTGGTAGGGGCCAAGGCTCCTTTAACCTTTTCACACCAGTTGCTGGGAGAGGTTGGAGACTGTCTGGGGCAGATGAAGTTAGGGACAGGTCCATAATGTCTCATGATGAGCCATCAGAATCAGATGACATTACTCAAAATAATGCTCATGGGCGCCAGTTTTCAACCCCTGCTTTGAGTGATGACAGCACACACAAGGAGCTACGTGAGCTTATTGGTGAGCTGGGGACTCAGATAGGTGAATCAATCGCTAGTCGGTTATTATCCAGTCAAGTCCCGCTTGGTCCAAACCAGACAGCTCCAACCGAGTCTCCCAAAGTTAAGGGCCCTGATACCACTCTCGACTTCTCCAAAATGAACCTAGTGGTCAGGCAAGATATCAAAGACCCACCTATGTACCGAGGTGATGACGCAGATAAGTACTCTGTTCATGAGTGGATAGATATGATGGAAGTGTATTTGCAGAAGAGAGGTTTGTCTGGAGCCATGCAAGTGGATGAAATCTTGAACCATCTCCTCGGCAGAGCTAAAAACATTGTTAGGGTGGGTTTGAAAAGCAACTCATCTTCTGGTGCGGTGACCAACCCTGAGACCATCTATGCCATACTCAGGCGTTATTTTAGTGAGAGCCCTGGTTCTTGTCAACCATTGGCTGACTTCTATGCCACCCAACCAGGTGCAAAAGAAACACCAGTAGACTATTGGGTGAGACTTAATATCGCAGCTGAAGCAGCTGATAGGCACTTACAGCGCCAGGGAGGCAAAATGGAGAACATGGAGGCAGAAATAGCCATGATGTTTATCAGAAACTGTCCTGATCCCAGCCTCGCCTGTGTCTTCAAATGTAAGCCCATTAGtaagcagagatgggcagtaacgcgttacttgtaa